The Chelatococcus sp. HY11 nucleotide sequence GGAGACGAAGAGACGCGTATGCGTGGCGAGGACGTCCCAGGACGTATGTTCGGCGTGGAGATCGTCGATAGGCCCCACCACATGCGGCATGATTACCCGGCCGGCGGCGAGGCTATAGGTATCGACATGCCGAACATAGCCGCCGATCGTGTTGAGGAAGCGGTGCACCTGGCTTTGGGCATGATGGAAGCGGCCAGCGCTCGACCACCCATAGGAGCCGCCGAAGATAGCCTCATTGCCGTAGTCCGTCCGCACACGGCTCAGTTCCCCCGCGACAAGCGCGAGAGCGTCCTCCCAGGACACTTCGACAAAAGGCTCGCGGCCGCGTCGATCGGGCTGCGCACCAGGCCCTTTCTCCAGAAAGGAACGACGCACAGCTGGCCGCGCGACGCGCAGCCGCGTGACGGCGCCGCCCAATTGGTCGAGGCCGATGGGAGACGGGTCCGGATCACCGCTGAAGGGTCGCAGCCGGGGCCTGCCGTCGCCCTTCTGCTCGATTTCATAGAGCCCCCAGTGGCTTGCGGTGTAACGCGTCGCCATGGTCTCACGCCTTCAGAAGCTGTGCCGTCAGCGCGACCGATTTCAGCCCATCGGCGCCACTCGCCGAGGGGGAGCGCCCCGCCGCGACCGCTTCGGCAAAGGCCTCGAATTGCGCGGCATAAAGATCGACGACCGGGAACTCGCGTGTTTCGGTATGCCCCTCACGCGTGATCTCGAGACGCCCGGTCGGTGCCATCCCGAGGGTGCCGATGCCGGTCGCCGCTCCCTTCGTGCCCAGCACGTGAATGCTATTGAGGGCGGCGCGGGCGCGCCGTGTGATCGTCACGGTTCCCATCGCACCATTCGCGTAGCGCAACGCGGCGGCGATGGTCTGGTCGAGGCCCGTATCGGCCGCGCGATCGACGATGGAAGCGGTCTCCGCGACATCGGCGCCGACCAGGAAACCGAGGAGATCGAAGACATGAACGCCGACGGCGCCGAGAATATCGGAGCCTGATTTCGCCGGATCGGCGCGCCAGTTCGTCCATGGGCCGTAGGCCGTGTGCCATTCGCCGCGCACCAGAACGATATCGCCGAGTTCGCCGGAGGCGATGAGTTCGCGCAAGGCGCGATTCACCGGCGCATGGCGCTGCTGGAAGCCGATGCCAAGCGCCACACCGGCCCGCTCGCAAGCGGCGATCATCGCGCGGCAATCCCCCTCGGTCAGCGCCATGGGTTTCTCGACGAGAACATGCTTGCCTGCTGCGGCCGCCTTCTCGGTCTGTTCGCGGTGCTGGTCGTTGGGGGTGGCGATGAAGACGGCATCGACCTCGTCATCTCCCAGCATAGCCTCCAGCGAGGGATAGGCGATGCCGCCCGCCTCGGCCGCAAAACGCGCGGACTTGTCCGGCGAGCTGCCAAGCCCTCCCTTAAGGCTTGCGCCCTTTGAGCTTCTCAACGCGGGCGCGATCTTCTGCAGGGCATGGGCGCCCGCACCTATCAGTCCCCAACGCATGGTGACGCCTTCCCGGTGCTGCGGCATGATCCCGAGACGCCGTCCGGCTTTCGGTAAGATCATGCGTCAAAACAATATCCTGGAGGCCGCTCCGACCGTCGCCGGAGTGGAGCGCCCTAGAAGCGGATGACCGCCGTGCCGCCACCTTCCACCGGAAGCGCCGCGGCGGTGGTGAAGGATGAGAGATCACTGACGAAGAACAGCATGGCCT carries:
- a CDS encoding Gfo/Idh/MocA family oxidoreductase, with protein sequence MILPKAGRRLGIMPQHREGVTMRWGLIGAGAHALQKIAPALRSSKGASLKGGLGSSPDKSARFAAEAGGIAYPSLEAMLGDDEVDAVFIATPNDQHREQTEKAAAAGKHVLVEKPMALTEGDCRAMIAACERAGVALGIGFQQRHAPVNRALRELIASGELGDIVLVRGEWHTAYGPWTNWRADPAKSGSDILGAVGVHVFDLLGFLVGADVAETASIVDRAADTGLDQTIAAALRYANGAMGTVTITRRARAALNSIHVLGTKGAATGIGTLGMAPTGRLEITREGHTETREFPVVDLYAAQFEAFAEAVAAGRSPSASGADGLKSVALTAQLLKA